The DNA region CGCTCGGAACCTGACGACCGAAAAATCGAGCGCGAAACGAGCTAATGCCATCGCTCGGCGCGTAGAGCGGCTCCCGTTAGGGAACAGGTTGCTGGCACGCGAACTGCTCCGGTACTGGATGACGTCGGGAGCCAGTTTCGTGTACGTGCTCGAGAACTAAAAGTGCTTCTCGATAATTTGGCCTCGAGCGGGTCGGTACGCGCGGTCTTCTGGCTCCAGGGTCGATCCAACGAGAACGTTTCGGGCCGCACGTCCGCACCGAGAACTCACAGTTCGCACGACCGAGGCGAATCGTCGAGGTTACTTGATCCGGGACAGTTTCTCCTCGACGACCTGCTGGAATCGGTGGTTCACGAAGACGTGCGCGAACGAGACCGCGAGGAAGGCCGCGACGATCACGCCAGCGAGGGCCGAGAGCGGGATGGCCGAGATGCCGGGGACGCCGAGGAGGCCGGCGGCGAGTACCACCGCGCCCACGACGCTCATGGCTGCGTACCACCGGTCCCACCGTTCGCGACGGTGGGTGTCCGTGTCGAGGTACATCACGAGTAAATCCGCGTTGTCGGCCAGGGTGATGAGACCGCGATCCTGGTCGTAATCGACGATACCCGCGTCGTCCATCTTCGGCAGATGCGTCTGGTAGAGGGCGACGTAGACTCGTTTTCGCTGATCGGAACTCAGCGCGTTGATGTCGGTATCATTCTCCCAGGCCGCGATCTGTTCGGCGAGTTCACCCAGCGTTACCGTCTCCTCGGCCTCGAGTAAGTACGCGAGTACCTCTCGCCGTCGCCGGTTTTTCAGCAACTCGAAGATGACGTCTTTCGAGAGCGTTTCGTCGGTATCGTTCGCCGTAACGGAGGTTATCTCCTCGGGAAGGGACGTATCGATCGAGGACATTACCGGCACCTCCCGCCGGGAGATCGACGCCCGAACGCGGCCGGCCGCGCTCGAGTGCTGCTCAATCGCACCCAGTTCGATCGGCATCGAAGTCGGGCACGAGTCGGTTCCGTCCACCGTAGTTGATCGTTTACTGCCACCACAGGTCCGCTCGACTTCACCGAGGGCGACCGCTGTCCCGGCGAAGGGATACTCGCAATCACGTTTGACACACCAGTTTCTACGCCAACGGTATCGGTCTTAAACGCGGTCACGTTTTGCATCGCTTGCGAAGCCGGTACGTCGCCGCTTCTCGGCCCGAGCGATGAACGCGACGGCCCCTGCTCGAATTGGTCGAATCGCGACTCACCCGATGCGCCGTTTGCATCGGCGACGGGGGCTGTATCGAGCGCATACTGGCCCAGCCGACCATCGTTCCGTGGAGACGGGGGTCGCTCGAGGCGCGGCCTGAAGGTCGATCGAAAACGGGCTAGCGAGGGCTCCTCGGGACCACGTTGGCCGTTACGTCCATCCTCGACGAGCAGGTGAACTCTATCCAGCGACACGCGCGTCTTGCTCGAGAACCGACCGCTTAACGGTCGTGGTCGGTTCGTCATCGAAGCCGACCGTTACTTCCCTCAGTCGTCACTTACCGAGCCCTAGCCACGGTTAGCGTGCTCGAACGGGGCCCGGGTTCACCGGCGTGTGGCCAGGTTGAATCGGTATCTGGCCAGGGTCGATTCGGCGTTCGATCCACCGAAACGGAGCAAGCATCGACCACGACCACCGGGGCGCCTCGAGCGGGCAGTCTCGCTGTTGGTGGCGCCGTAGCCGGCGGAAAGTCCCTGTTACTCTCGAAACCATGTGACCCCCTTACAAAGACGGCTGGGTTCTCACCGCCTACTAATGACGCGGTCCGTTACCGAACGCACACGACAGGAGTCACAGCGGACGAACAGCGGCCAGTGTCCGGATTGTGAGACGAACACGGTCGTGAGCGATCCCGACCGCGGCGAGCTGATCTGCCGGGAGTGCGGCCTCGTTCTCAGCGAAGAACCTATCGATTACGGCCCCGAGTGGCGGGCGTTCAACGCGAAAGAACACGATCAGCTCTCTCGCGTCGGCGCCCCGCTCACCCAGTCGATGCACGACCGCGGACTCACGACGACCATCGACTGGCGCAATCGGGACGCGAACGGTCACACGATGTCGGCCGACAAGCACGGACAGCTCCATCGGCTTCGCGTCTGGCAGGAACGCATCCGCACGAAGAACGCCGGCGAGCGCAACCTCAAATACGCCCTCTCCGAAATCGACCGCATGGTGAGCGCCCTCGGCCTCCCCAACTCGGTCAAAGAGACCGCCAGCGTGATCTATCGGCGGGCACTCGACCGGGACCTCATCCGCGGGCGCTCCATCGAGGGAGTCGCAACGAGCGCCCTCTACACCGCCTGCCGGGAAGAGGGTATTCCACGGAGTCTCGAGGAGGTGACGGCCGTCTCGCGGGTCGATCAGCGCGAGATCGGACGGACCTATCGCTACATCGCCGACGAACTGAACATCAACCTCGAGCCGACGAACCCACGCCAGTTCGTCCCCAGATTCTGTTCCGAACTCGGCGTCGGCAAGGACGTCGAGTCGAAGGCGGTCGAGATCATCGACGCGACGACCGACCAGGGACTGCACTCCGGGAAGTCACCGACCGGGTTCGCCGCCGCGGCCATCTACGCCGCCGGACTCCTGTGTAACGAAACGATCCCCCAGCGAGCGGTCGCGGAGACGGCCCAGACGACCGTCGTCACCGTCAGGAACCGCTACCGGGAGCAACTCGACGCGATCGATCAGAGCGTCGAAGCCTAGTCGTAGCGTTCGCGTCAGTACTCGAGCGGGCTTGTTCCGGTTCTGAAGCGGCCTGAAGACAGTTTGAAGCGACCTGAAGACACAGCGATCACGAGTTTTCGTCGACGCGACCACGCTGCATTTCACATGATCGAGCGTTCCTCCCCGCTGTAGACGTCCTCGTCGAGCAGCGCGTGGAGGGACTGGTACGGGACGAACGCGACGAATGCGTCGTCCTCGTCGAACAACTCGACGCCCGTGTCGGTGTGTTCGTAGCGCGCACAGATGATCTGGCCTTCGGGCAGGATCGCGCGATACATGACTTCGAATACGCCAGCACGCGGTAAAGCCGTTTGCCTCGACCGCTGAAACACCACAATCATTATGTCGCCGTGTGCCAAAATTTTCGCTGGCGCATACCACCAACACCACCACCTACCGCTGTGCGCCCGGCTGCCACTGCAGCCGTTTTGTGCGGCTACGGACCACCCTCACCTCGAGCGACGGCGCTCGAGCGAAATCGGTTTATCGCCGAGTCCGGTAGCCTATCCAGTGACCGACGACGCCGACGACGCCGACGACGCCAACGACGCTCACGACTCCACCGGCGGGGATGGAGTGACGGACCCCGATGACGCCCACCCGCCCCTCTCGCTCTCGGCGTTCCACGACGCCTGCCAGCGGGCCGGCCGCCCGCTGCTCACCGCTTCCGAACTCGCCAGACACCTCGAGCGACCCCACAGCGAGGTGACCGACGACCTTGAGGCGCTCGCGGAGCGGGGCGACCTCGAACACCTGGCCGTCTCCAGGGACCCCGTGGTCTGGTTCCCGGCCGAACTCGAGGACCTGACCGAACGCGAGCGGGTAGTCGTCTTCCCGAAGCGCCGCGAGATTATCGTCGACCGCCCCGATCAGTTCACCCGCGCACAGCTCTCACAGTTCGCTCACCTCGCGGACGGCAACGGCGAGAGCGGCTACCGGTACGTCGTCCGTCCGGAGGACGTCTGGCAGGCCCCGCACGACTCGTTTGACGGCCTCCAGCGAACGATGCGACAGGCCCTGGGCCAGCGCTCGGACGCGCTCGAGTCCTGGGTCGAGAGCCAGTGGGATCGTGCCCGCCAGTTTCGGCTCGTCACCCACCCCGACGACTACACCGTGCTCGAGGCGCAGAGCGCGGAGATCATGGGCAACGTCGCCCGACAGAAACTCGACGAAGAGCACGTCCACGCGCCGATTTCCGACACCGAAGACTGGGTCCGCGAGGGATCGGAGGCGGCCATCAAACGGATCCTCTACGAGGCGGGCTACCCCGTTCGAGACGACCGCAACCTCGAGTCAGGGGACGCCCTCGAGGTCGGACTCGAGGTCTCCCTGCGGGAGTACCAGCGGACGTGGGTGGATCGCT from Natronosalvus rutilus includes:
- a CDS encoding DUF7344 domain-containing protein, which gives rise to MSSIDTSLPEEITSVTANDTDETLSKDVIFELLKNRRRREVLAYLLEAEETVTLGELAEQIAAWENDTDINALSSDQRKRVYVALYQTHLPKMDDAGIVDYDQDRGLITLADNADLLVMYLDTDTHRRERWDRWYAAMSVVGAVVLAAGLLGVPGISAIPLSALAGVIVAAFLAVSFAHVFVNHRFQQVVEEKLSRIK
- a CDS encoding transcription initiation factor IIB, with translation MTRSVTERTRQESQRTNSGQCPDCETNTVVSDPDRGELICRECGLVLSEEPIDYGPEWRAFNAKEHDQLSRVGAPLTQSMHDRGLTTTIDWRNRDANGHTMSADKHGQLHRLRVWQERIRTKNAGERNLKYALSEIDRMVSALGLPNSVKETASVIYRRALDRDLIRGRSIEGVATSALYTACREEGIPRSLEEVTAVSRVDQREIGRTYRYIADELNINLEPTNPRQFVPRFCSELGVGKDVESKAVEIIDATTDQGLHSGKSPTGFAAAAIYAAGLLCNETIPQRAVAETAQTTVVTVRNRYREQLDAIDQSVEA